The DNA window TCCCCAAGGGCAGCACCCCCAGACGCGCCCGCTCGAATCCATCCCGCGCGTCACCGATGCCATTAAGCACTTCATTGACTGTGCCGTCACCGCCGGCGGCAACCACAGTTTCAAACTCTTCGGCAACAGCCTCGGCGGCCAGCCGCCGGGCGTCCCCGGGGCCGCTGGTCAGCTTCAGCGTGCTTTGGGCGCCTATGGCGTCCAGATGCCGCCGAAACCGGCGCGCCTTCTCGCCTCGGGCCGCGGGGTTGAAGATGATGCAAATGCTCACGCGACATTCTTTGCGGACGCCAGAAGCAATAGTCGAGTAGAAAGGACAGGGGGGCGAGGTGCCCGGGGCGCCAGGTAGGGGGTTTAGCATGTGTTTTGGGGTGATGACCTACTTTCAGGAGAAGGGGCTAGTGTATTTTAATCAGTTCCATTAGCACGCCTTTTATACGCGCGTTCTGTGTGACGCCGACTTGCCGGGCGCAGCCTGGCAAAGGAAACAGGCTTCCTTCCACCCGCGCAGTCTGTCGCGTGCTTTTGAAAACCACCGAATCTATGAAAACCTTCCCTGGTGCAATGGCAGCCCTGTTGGTGTTGGGGGCCGGCCTTCAAACCTCAAACGCCTCGCAAACTGGCGGTTTTGTCTTTTGCGACACCGACCAGAGCGGGCAGTTCGATTCTAATGACACGCCGATTCCCGGCGTCCTGGTCGTGGTGACCAACGTCAGCGGGACTTTCTCGAATGCGAACTTTACAGACACTCCCGACGGGGGGTTTGTGCTGGACCTGCCACCGGGGCCGGACAGTTACGTCGAGTATCTGCATCCTCTCACGCTTCCCTCGGATGCAACGGTTGTGCAACCGCCCGGAGGGGTTTACACATTTACGCTGGATGGCGTGGTACAAAGCAACTTTCTAGGCAATTTCCTTGTTAGCAGTTCCAGTTGCGCATCTAACGTTCCCCCGCCGCCGCCTCCACCGGCCACCAACATCTGCTGCCTTAAGGCCACCGGGGTTATTTGCGGAAAAGGGCGGCCTTTGTACGCGTTCACCGGCAGCGCTTTGCCCGGCTGCGGCTCAACAAATGGGGACACTGGTGAATGGAACCTGATTGCAACCTGTCAAAGGCTGCGCTTTGAAGGACAGGTTTTTGAAATCACCGATTGCGGTGAAGTCCAGAGTAACGGATGCGATTATAGTTTCATTGAGTTCCAAGGAGCTGGGAACCTGACTGGCTTGGGAAATTGCCACACCAATTATGGGGTGGTCTATTTCAGCGCCCACGCCGAGGACCATGGCCATTCGAAGAAAGCTCCCGACCAACTGTACTTCCGCGTATATGGCTCGGATGGCACGACGTTATTATTGATCGGCGGGGACACCAACAACCCGATGGATGTGATTCCTGTGCCGCTCTCCAAAGGGGACCTGGACATCGGCCATTCCTGTTGCCAAACAACCGGCCCGGAGGGAGGAGAAAATGAAGGCGGACACAACCATCAAGGGCAGGGCAATTGCGATCAGGGCCATGGCAATCCCCACGGAAACAATGGCGATGATCAGGGAAAGGGTGATGATAACCACGGCGGCAAGAACGGCAATTGCAACAACTTACAAGGCGGCCAAGCCCACGCAAACAAAGGCCACGGCAAGGGGCATTAGAGATCAAACTGAACCTTGGCAGACGGTTGAACCCACGCTCACCCCTAGCCGCGGACTGTGTCTGTAAGCACGGGCTTACTTGCCGGCCCTGCAGGGGTGGGTGTGGCCTTGATGCGCTTGGGAGACAGGCTCTCGAGGTGAACTGTGGATACGAGTCAAGTTCTTGAGTCTCCTGTGCTCAAACTGGCTGTTTTCGATAGATGCAGGCCGATTCGCGTTTCCAGTGCAAGGCTTCCGGTGGACGTTCGGCTTTCCCGGTCACCAGCAGTCCGCCCGGTTTCAATTGTTTGTCTAATTGCTGCCACACCGAGTTTGCATCTTCGGCTTCCAAATAGATGGCAACGTTGCGGAACAGAACCAAATCCCAGCTTTCGTCGGGATTGTGAAGCCCGAGATCAGCTACCCGCCACTCGATGCGTTCTCTTAAAGATGGCAAGATGAAGGCACGATGCCCGCCGATGCGGAAATAATGTTGTTTGCGCTGAAGCTCGATGTCATCGAGTTCAGAGACCGCAAAGGACCCGGACTTGGCTTGTTCGATGGCGTCAGACCGGCAATCCACCCCCAAGAGGCGACTGCGTTTCAACCTGCCCAGTTCATCCAGGAGGATGGCGACCGAATACAATTCCTGTCCCGCGGAACAGCCGGCGCTATAGACACGCATCGCTCCGCTCAATCTCAATGCATCCGCAACCAGCACCTCGCGCAGATGTTCGAACACATCTGAATCGCGAAAGAACCCGCTCACGCCAATCAGAAGGGCGCTCAGTGAGGCGCGTAAGAGTTCAGGGTTTTGCTTCAGCATCAACAGGCCGGCGGCCTCGTTGGGTGCGCGCAAAACGCGCAAGCAGGCACCCACTCGACGATTCAAGGCCTTGGGTTGGTAGCAGCCCGCTCCAAGTCCACTCTGCTGAAGAACAAAACGCAGAAAAGGAGACAGCGCCTCGGTGATAGCCGGGCCCCTTTTTGCTTTCGGGGCCGCATGGCTCGGTAACCGTATTCTTGGCGCCGCCAGGCGCGTTCGGGGCCTCGCTCCCGGCCCTGCTTCTTCTGGCCGGTCTTCGCCGGCAAAGTAAATGTGGCTCAGTTCCATCATGTCCATCCTGTTCTGAAACCTTAGATACCCTCTGCTCCAAACGGTTCAAGACTCGACTCTGGAATGATCGCCAGTGGCGGGGCAAGGCCCCATGTCCAGATTTGGACGGCGTAAACACCCCGCATAGTGTTATCGCTATTCCAAGGACCAGGGTTAGCATCATTGTGGAGCTATCGCACTCTGGGTTTATAATAATCAACAAAAACTTTGCCGCTTCACCTTCTATTAAGGTGTGGTCCTCTATCGTGGGCGCATGAAAGTAAATTTATACAGGTCATTATTGAATCCAGCGTTCAAGAGATTTCAGACTTTGCCGTTGTCGCCAGTTGGCAGCGCGATCCAGCGCGTCCGAGTGGCCCCAATCGCCATGGGATGCGCCGGGAAAGCTGGGCGCGGAGACCACAGCGAAGATCCAGCGGGAGTTGAAAGCGCCCGGTTCTGTTTAAGCCAGGGCGGATTAATGGCTTCTGCGAGTCTCGGCTGCTGAGAAGAGACCTCTTGCAGTGGCGTTTCGCCTACTTGCCAGCTCCGTCGTGGGCGGGGGCGGTTTTGACG is part of the Verrucomicrobiia bacterium genome and encodes:
- a CDS encoding carboxypeptidase-like regulatory domain-containing protein, translating into MKTFPGAMAALLVLGAGLQTSNASQTGGFVFCDTDQSGQFDSNDTPIPGVLVVVTNVSGTFSNANFTDTPDGGFVLDLPPGPDSYVEYLHPLTLPSDATVVQPPGGVYTFTLDGVVQSNFLGNFLVSSSSCASNVPPPPPPPATNICCLKATGVICGKGRPLYAFTGSALPGCGSTNGDTGEWNLIATCQRLRFEGQVFEITDCGEVQSNGCDYSFIEFQGAGNLTGLGNCHTNYGVVYFSAHAEDHGHSKKAPDQLYFRVYGSDGTTLLLIGGDTNNPMDVIPVPLSKGDLDIGHSCCQTTGPEGGENEGGHNHQGQGNCDQGHGNPHGNNGDDQGKGDDNHGGKNGNCNNLQGGQAHANKGHGKGH
- a CDS encoding CheR family methyltransferase, with the protein product MDMMELSHIYFAGEDRPEEAGPGARPRTRLAAPRIRLPSHAAPKAKRGPAITEALSPFLRFVLQQSGLGAGCYQPKALNRRVGACLRVLRAPNEAAGLLMLKQNPELLRASLSALLIGVSGFFRDSDVFEHLREVLVADALRLSGAMRVYSAGCSAGQELYSVAILLDELGRLKRSRLLGVDCRSDAIEQAKSGSFAVSELDDIELQRKQHYFRIGGHRAFILPSLRERIEWRVADLGLHNPDESWDLVLFRNVAIYLEAEDANSVWQQLDKQLKPGGLLVTGKAERPPEALHWKRESACIYRKQPV